From a single Nostoc edaphicum CCNP1411 genomic region:
- a CDS encoding SDR family oxidoreductase: MAKSKEQKEKKEQKLQPPQQQEAPGVESEMTPKPKADDAQYRGSGKLKDKVALITGADSGIGRAVAIAFAKEGADVAILYLNEHDDAKETKHLVEKQGRRAVTIAGDIGDESFCQQAIQQTVGEFGKLDILINNAAEQHPKESIEEITEEQLERTFRTNIFSMFFMTKAALKHLQAGSSIINTTSVTAYKGNPQLLDYSSTKGAIVAFTRSLSQNLVSKGIRVNAVAPGPIWTPLIPSTFPNEKVETFGKQVPMERAGQPEEVAPSYVFLASDDGSYVSGQVLHVNGGEVVNG; the protein is encoded by the coding sequence ATGGCTAAATCAAAAGAGCAAAAAGAGAAAAAAGAGCAAAAATTACAACCGCCACAGCAACAAGAAGCACCAGGTGTTGAATCAGAAATGACACCAAAACCTAAAGCGGATGATGCTCAGTATCGGGGTAGTGGCAAGTTAAAAGATAAAGTAGCATTAATTACAGGGGCAGATAGTGGTATTGGTCGTGCTGTAGCGATCGCATTTGCTAAAGAAGGTGCAGATGTGGCGATCCTTTACCTGAATGAACACGACGATGCCAAAGAAACAAAACATTTGGTAGAAAAACAAGGGCGTCGTGCAGTCACCATTGCAGGTGATATTGGCGATGAAAGCTTTTGTCAGCAAGCAATCCAACAAACAGTTGGTGAGTTTGGCAAACTCGATATTCTCATCAACAACGCCGCCGAACAACATCCAAAAGAAAGTATCGAGGAAATTACTGAAGAACAACTAGAGCGAACTTTTCGCACTAATATATTCTCGATGTTTTTCATGACTAAAGCTGCACTCAAACATTTACAAGCAGGCAGTTCTATCATCAATACTACATCGGTAACAGCTTATAAAGGTAATCCACAACTACTGGATTATTCCTCTACAAAAGGTGCGATCGTTGCCTTTACTCGCTCATTGTCACAAAATTTAGTGTCAAAAGGAATTCGCGTTAATGCTGTCGCGCCAGGGCCAATTTGGACACCTTTAATTCCCTCAACTTTTCCTAATGAGAAAGTTGAAACTTTTGGTAAACAAGTACCAATGGAACGAGCCGGACAACCAGAAGAAGTTGCTCCTAGCTACGTATTTTTAGCCTCTGATGATGGCTCTTATGTCTCTGGACAAGTGTTACATGTCAATGGTGGAGAAGTTGTTAATGGGTAA